The Methanobrevibacter boviskoreani JH1 genome contains a region encoding:
- a CDS encoding DUF2109 domain-containing protein: protein MYMEILGIITILMALRALITQNRAEKLLYINVIGFSVPAMIALYINTPFALIVAAVFFVCSTISSNAIAYTLNKLDDEIVLDGE from the coding sequence ATGTATATGGAAATTTTGGGTATTATTACTATTCTCATGGCATTAAGAGCTTTAATAACTCAAAATAGGGCTGAGAAATTATTGTATATTAATGTTATCGGATTTTCAGTTCCTGCTATGATTGCATTATATATTAATACACCTTTTGCATTGATAGTTGCAGCTGTATTCTTTGTCTGTTCAACAATTAGTTCTAATGCAATTGCATATACATTAAATAAATTGGATGATGAAATTGTCTTAGATGGAGAATAA
- a CDS encoding helix-turn-helix domain-containing protein, translating to MNEYNIDIGNRIKELRELSDVSTEELSEKLNLDKELYEKYESGQIDIPASVVYEISRIFQVDMGLLLTGEESRMSIFDVTRAGEGVSVERRKEYKYENLCKRFINKKAEMYIVTVDPKEDVSPSFNNHPGQEFNYILKGQMKLYIKNNEIVLNEGDCVFFDSTNDHAMVALNNEEAKFLVVLM from the coding sequence ATGAATGAATACAATATTGATATTGGAAATAGAATTAAAGAGCTTAGAGAACTTTCAGATGTTAGTACTGAGGAATTATCTGAAAAATTAAATCTTGATAAAGAACTTTATGAAAAATATGAAAGTGGCCAAATCGATATTCCTGCAAGCGTTGTATACGAAATCTCCCGTATTTTTCAGGTGGATATGGGATTGCTTTTAACCGGTGAAGAGAGTAGAATGTCAATATTTGATGTTACACGTGCTGGTGAAGGTGTGTCCGTTGAACGAAGAAAAGAATACAAATATGAAAACCTATGTAAACGTTTCATCAACAAGAAAGCGGAAATGTACATCGTAACAGTAGATCCTAAAGAGGATGTAAGTCCTTCCTTTAATAACCATCCAGGTCAGGAATTTAACTATATCCTAAAAGGACAGATGAAACTTTATATCAAAAATAATGAAATTGTTTTAAATGAAGGAGATTGTGTATTCTTTGATTCAACCAATGACCATGCAATGGTTGCTTTAAATAATGAAGAAGCTAAATTTTTAGTTGTGTTAATGTAA
- the gatD gene encoding Glu-tRNA(Gln) amidotransferase subunit GatD yields the protein MAYKENSKKFLSNANITIGDLVKVSKEGTSYTGILLDRSEDAEDNYIVIKLDSGYNVGIEITNASIELIEHKDKPKIGYDETELTKDPEKMNISIISTGGTISSIIDYSTGAVHPAFTAGDLLRANPEIIDLANYDVKALYNILSENMEPKYWLEAAKNIADDISSGSEGVIVAHGTDTMHYTSAALSFLLETPVPIVVTGAQRSSDRPSTDTHLNLINSIGAAKSDIAEVSVCMHDSLNDDICALHSGVKVRKMHTSRRDTFRSIDSEPIAYLKDGEIKETTRPYVKRNEKELKVQDNIEDKVGLIKSYPGISQELIDYHIDKGYKGLLIEGTGLGHVPEYMVPSLERAADEGIPCVMTSQCIYGRVNMNVYSTGRKLIDAHLISGEDMTPEVGYVKLCCALGQTDDIDEVRKIMETNIAGEITDRTSAKYFLN from the coding sequence ATGGCTTATAAAGAAAATTCAAAAAAGTTTTTATCTAACGCAAATATAACAATAGGAGATTTGGTGAAAGTTTCAAAGGAAGGAACCTCCTATACAGGTATATTGCTAGATAGATCCGAAGATGCTGAAGATAACTATATTGTTATAAAATTAGACAGTGGATATAATGTGGGTATTGAAATTACCAATGCCTCAATTGAACTAATTGAACATAAGGATAAACCAAAAATTGGTTACGATGAGACGGAATTAACCAAAGATCCTGAAAAGATGAATATATCCATCATATCTACCGGTGGTACAATATCCTCAATCATTGATTACAGTACCGGTGCAGTTCATCCTGCATTTACAGCTGGAGATTTACTTAGGGCAAATCCTGAAATCATAGACCTTGCAAACTATGATGTTAAAGCTTTATATAACATTCTAAGTGAGAACATGGAACCAAAATATTGGTTAGAAGCTGCTAAAAACATTGCAGATGATATTTCATCTGGTTCAGAAGGTGTTATTGTAGCTCATGGTACAGATACAATGCATTATACATCTGCAGCACTTAGTTTCCTACTTGAAACACCTGTACCTATCGTTGTAACAGGTGCTCAAAGAAGTTCCGACAGACCTTCCACAGATACACACTTAAATTTAATCAATTCCATTGGAGCTGCAAAATCTGATATTGCGGAGGTAAGTGTCTGTATGCATGATTCATTAAATGATGACATATGTGCATTACACAGTGGTGTGAAAGTAAGAAAGATGCATACTTCCAGAAGGGACACATTTAGAAGTATTGACTCAGAACCTATTGCATATCTAAAAGATGGTGAAATAAAAGAAACCACAAGACCATACGTTAAGAGGAATGAAAAAGAATTAAAAGTACAGGACAATATTGAGGATAAGGTTGGTCTTATTAAAAGTTATCCTGGAATCTCCCAGGAACTTATCGATTATCACATTGATAAGGGATATAAAGGTCTTTTAATTGAGGGAACTGGTCTCGGACATGTACCTGAGTATATGGTCCCATCACTTGAAAGGGCAGCTGATGAGGGTATTCCTTGCGTTATGACATCACAGTGTATTTATGGAAGAGTAAATATGAATGTCTACAGTACAGGACGTAAACTTATTGATGCACATCTTATATCCGGTGAAGATATGACCCCCGAGGTAGGATATGTTAAACTATGCTGTGCTTTAGGACAGACTGATGATATAGATGAAGTTAGAAAAATTATGGAAACTAACATTGCTGGTGAAATTACAGATAGAACCTCAGCAAAATACTTTTTAAATTAG
- a CDS encoding EhaD family protein gives MNFLGFFNITTVALALMFIGSIGMLIVKKPIDKVILYSIVDAGFLLAVVTFKYLDVAFAIAILGPVSTIIFLMSILKIDRIRHNNREGGPNV, from the coding sequence ATGAATTTTCTAGGATTTTTTAACATTACTACTGTTGCTTTAGCTTTAATGTTTATTGGTTCAATTGGTATGTTAATTGTAAAAAAACCGATAGATAAAGTTATCTTGTACAGTATTGTTGATGCTGGTTTTCTACTTGCTGTAGTGACATTTAAGTATCTGGATGTTGCATTTGCCATAGCAATTTTAGGTCCTGTATCTACTATCATTTTCTTAATGTCAATTTTAAAAATTGATAGAATTAGGCATAATAATCGGGAAGGTGGTCCTAATGTTTAA
- the gatE gene encoding Glu-tRNA(Gln) amidotransferase subunit GatE — protein sequence MSEKYDWKDLGLKMGLEIHQQLNTKSKLFCSCPTELIDDDVDLTIRRNLRPTQSELGQMDRAALQESMRNLNFNYESFNKHTCLVECDDEPPHALNQEALELAITISTLLNMHIVDEFHTMRKQVIDGSNTSGFQRTGLLATDGYLDTPYGRVKIETIGLEEDAARRVDTNSEFTEFRLDRLGIPLVEITTDPSMHHPKQVEEVAYMIGQVLRSTNVKRGLGTIRQDLNVSIAKGARVEIKGVQNLELMPLIVEREVERQLKLIEIKEELEKRHAEVDETIYDLDEVFKDTESKILKSAKSIKGIILKGFDGLIGVEVQKGRRFGTELSSYAKKRGVSGLFHTDELPAYGITQEEVDKLREFLDAKPEDAIIIVAHNPDIAESALEEVIRRAKLAFEGVVEETRKSLDDGNTEYMRPLATANRMYLETDIPLFKITDDIIEPIRNNLPELPDVKKERIIKEYNLSEDLASQIVRRTLGDEFENILKEVEVDPTVVASTLSYDLRDIRREGTDVVSITEDKLIEVFKLLEANKISKDAIKKLIESMCKNPDKSAEVVAEENNLSLLSLDDVKAIIEEIADKNDSMIKERQMGAMGPLMGMSMKQLKGKADGSTVNKIVKEEIQKRL from the coding sequence ATGAGCGAAAAATATGATTGGAAAGATTTAGGCCTTAAAATGGGACTTGAAATACATCAACAATTAAATACAAAATCAAAACTATTCTGTTCATGTCCTACTGAACTTATTGATGATGATGTGGATTTAACAATTAGAAGAAATTTAAGACCTACTCAAAGTGAATTAGGTCAAATGGATAGAGCTGCACTTCAAGAATCAATGAGAAACTTAAATTTTAACTACGAGTCATTTAACAAACATACCTGTCTTGTAGAATGTGATGATGAACCACCTCATGCATTAAATCAAGAAGCATTGGAACTTGCAATTACAATATCCACACTTCTAAACATGCATATTGTAGATGAATTCCATACCATGAGAAAACAGGTTATTGACGGAAGTAATACAAGTGGATTCCAGAGAACAGGACTTCTTGCAACCGACGGATATTTGGATACCCCATATGGTAGGGTTAAGATAGAAACAATAGGTCTTGAGGAAGACGCTGCAAGAAGGGTGGACACCAATAGTGAATTTACCGAATTCAGATTAGATAGACTTGGAATACCTCTTGTAGAAATTACAACAGATCCTTCCATGCATCACCCTAAACAGGTTGAAGAAGTTGCATATATGATTGGTCAGGTTCTACGTAGTACAAATGTAAAAAGAGGACTTGGAACAATCAGACAGGATTTAAATGTTTCAATTGCAAAGGGTGCAAGAGTCGAGATCAAAGGTGTTCAGAATCTTGAATTAATGCCCTTAATAGTTGAAAGGGAAGTTGAAAGACAATTAAAACTTATTGAAATTAAAGAAGAACTTGAAAAACGTCATGCTGAAGTTGATGAAACAATATATGACTTAGATGAGGTATTCAAGGATACTGAAAGTAAAATCTTAAAATCAGCAAAGTCCATTAAAGGAATTATACTTAAAGGATTTGACGGACTTATAGGTGTTGAAGTTCAGAAAGGCAGAAGATTCGGTACAGAACTCTCAAGTTACGCCAAAAAACGTGGAGTAAGTGGCCTTTTCCATACTGACGAACTACCTGCATACGGCATTACTCAGGAAGAGGTAGATAAACTAAGAGAATTTTTAGATGCAAAACCTGAGGATGCAATAATCATAGTAGCACACAATCCGGATATTGCAGAATCAGCTCTTGAGGAAGTTATCAGAAGAGCCAAACTTGCATTTGAAGGTGTTGTAGAAGAAACACGTAAATCATTAGATGATGGTAATACCGAATATATGAGACCACTTGCAACAGCAAATAGGATGTATCTTGAAACCGATATACCATTATTTAAAATTACAGATGACATTATAGAACCTATTAGAAATAATCTTCCTGAACTTCCAGATGTTAAAAAGGAAAGAATCATCAAAGAATATAATTTAAGCGAGGATCTTGCAAGCCAAATTGTAAGAAGAACCCTTGGTGATGAATTCGAGAATATCCTAAAAGAGGTAGAGGTGGATCCTACAGTGGTCGCATCCACATTGAGTTATGATTTAAGGGATATTCGAAGGGAAGGTACCGATGTAGTTTCCATTACTGAGGATAAATTAATCGAGGTATTCAAATTACTTGAGGCCAATAAGATATCTAAAGACGCGATTAAAAAGTTAATTGAATCCATGTGTAAAAACCCTGATAAAAGTGCCGAGGTTGTTGCAGAGGAAAATAATTTAAGCCTACTAAGTTTAGATGATGTTAAAGCAATCATTGAAGAAATTGCAGATAAAAACGATTCAATGATTAAAGAACGTCAGATGGGTGCGATGGGACCTTTAATGGGTATGAGTATGAAACAACTAAAAGGTAAGGCAGATGGAAGTACTGTAAATAAAATAGTAAAAGAGGAGATTCAAAAACGTTTATAG
- a CDS encoding energy-converting hydrogenase A subunit A EhaA, whose amino-acid sequence MIYLISETSLLLNYLITIIVSIAVALLLGMPFLPEKPRRFSWTKSAVFPTAIIAMGILAFCFSINFYWLYDGKLLAIIIGVLSAVFVKYLFRYVFPDSPNAEGGNNE is encoded by the coding sequence ATGATATATCTAATTAGTGAAACCTCATTATTGTTAAATTATCTAATTACAATAATAGTTTCTATTGCAGTGGCTTTACTTTTAGGAATGCCATTTCTTCCAGAAAAACCTAGAAGGTTTTCATGGACTAAAAGTGCTGTTTTTCCTACAGCTATTATAGCTATGGGTATTTTAGCATTCTGTTTTTCAATTAATTTCTATTGGTTATATGATGGGAAATTACTTGCGATAATTATAGGTGTTTTATCAGCAGTATTTGTGAAATATTTATTCAGATATGTATTTCCTGATTCACCAAATGCAGAGGGTGGAAATAATGAATGA
- a CDS encoding SND2/TMEM208 family protein has product MNKLKTVSSILLIISTIAILYALIFNPADWIVYAVAIVFIPFFILSLGLLTMAKPKKDEKEERIQEPFIGY; this is encoded by the coding sequence ATGAATAAATTAAAAACTGTAAGTAGCATATTACTTATCATATCAACAATTGCAATATTATATGCCTTAATATTTAATCCTGCAGATTGGATTGTCTATGCTGTAGCAATTGTATTTATACCATTTTTTATCCTTTCATTAGGTTTACTTACTATGGCTAAACCTAAAAAAGATGAGAAGGAGGAAAGAATACAGGAACCATTTATTGGATATTAA
- a CDS encoding AMP-binding protein has product MTSLISEYVNRVDFDSYEDFAENFQFKIPEDFNFGFDIVDKYAEIDPNKRALVWCDDNEDKIFTFKDIKEESNKVANFLKKLGIKKGDCVILTLKNRYEWWYTMVALHKIGAIAISATHMLKLHDIKYRLKKAHMKAIITIDEDNLIRDYNKAVDELEMNTIKITVSDEKFDGWYNLHEEMDKQYDTFKRPTGSQATDIHDPLVMYFSSGTSGEPKMVKHNGRYPIGDIVTAQYWHEVVEDGLHHTAADTGWIKAVWGNLYGQWICGSAVFIYDYVRFNAYDLIKKITEHHVDTFCAPPTIFRFLIKEDLSKIDFSNLKHVSTAGESLPPEVFNRFKELTGLEIKEAFGQTETVISIGTFKWLKPKLGSVGKPNPVFKIDLLNEEGKPVDYGEEGEICFDLSADNTGLFDEYNNDPKRNHETRYDGHYHCGDKAWKDEDGYYHFVGRNDDVIKSSGYRIGPYEVESAVISHPAVVECAITAYPHEIRGQVVKATIVLAKGYKPSEELKKDIQNHVKKVTAPYKYPRMINFVDEIPKTSNGKIIRKVIREADLKKYAEEQKNKQK; this is encoded by the coding sequence ATGACATCGTTAATAAGTGAATATGTAAATAGAGTAGATTTTGACTCATATGAAGATTTCGCGGAAAATTTTCAATTTAAAATACCGGAAGATTTTAACTTTGGTTTTGATATTGTTGACAAATACGCCGAAATAGATCCCAATAAAAGAGCACTTGTTTGGTGTGACGATAATGAAGATAAGATCTTCACATTCAAGGATATTAAAGAAGAATCAAACAAGGTTGCTAATTTCTTAAAAAAATTAGGAATCAAAAAGGGAGACTGTGTAATCCTTACCCTAAAAAACAGGTATGAATGGTGGTATACAATGGTTGCACTTCATAAAATAGGTGCAATTGCAATATCTGCAACACATATGTTGAAACTTCATGATATTAAATACCGTCTTAAAAAAGCACATATGAAAGCTATCATCACTATTGATGAAGATAACCTTATTAGAGATTATAATAAGGCTGTTGATGAGCTTGAAATGAATACCATAAAAATCACAGTTAGTGATGAAAAATTCGATGGCTGGTATAACCTTCATGAAGAGATGGATAAACAATATGATACCTTTAAAAGACCTACCGGAAGTCAGGCTACAGATATCCATGATCCCCTTGTAATGTATTTCTCATCAGGAACAAGCGGAGAACCTAAAATGGTTAAACATAATGGAAGATATCCAATTGGAGACATTGTTACTGCACAATACTGGCATGAGGTTGTAGAAGATGGACTTCACCATACCGCAGCTGACACCGGATGGATCAAAGCCGTATGGGGTAATCTATATGGACAATGGATCTGTGGTTCCGCCGTTTTCATCTATGATTATGTGAGATTCAACGCATATGATTTAATTAAGAAGATTACTGAACACCATGTTGATACATTCTGCGCACCTCCAACAATTTTCAGATTCCTCATTAAGGAAGACCTGTCAAAAATAGACTTCTCCAATCTTAAACATGTTTCAACAGCTGGAGAATCCTTACCCCCTGAGGTATTTAACAGATTTAAAGAACTAACTGGTCTTGAAATTAAGGAAGCATTTGGACAGACAGAAACCGTTATCAGTATTGGTACCTTCAAATGGTTAAAACCAAAACTAGGTTCTGTTGGTAAACCAAACCCGGTATTTAAAATTGACCTTTTAAATGAAGAGGGCAAACCCGTCGATTATGGTGAAGAGGGAGAAATATGTTTCGACTTAAGTGCAGATAATACTGGTCTATTTGACGAGTATAATAATGATCCTAAACGTAACCATGAAACCAGATATGACGGCCATTACCATTGCGGAGATAAGGCATGGAAGGATGAGGATGGATATTACCACTTTGTTGGTAGAAATGATGATGTGATTAAAAGTTCAGGTTATCGTATAGGACCTTATGAAGTAGAAAGCGCTGTAATTTCACACCCCGCTGTGGTCGAATGTGCAATTACTGCTTATCCTCATGAAATAAGGGGCCAAGTTGTAAAGGCTACAATTGTTCTTGCAAAAGGTTACAAACCTAGTGAAGAGTTAAAAAAAGATATTCAAAATCATGTTAAGAAGGTTACCGCTCCCTATAAATATCCTCGTATGATTAATTTTGTGGATGAAATACCTAAAACATCTAATGGAAAAATCATAAGGAAGGTTATCCGTGAGGCAGACCTAAAAAAATATGCCGAGGAGCAGAAGAATAAACAAAAATAG
- a CDS encoding EhaG family protein — protein MLVPTTVPLIYANMYLPAFYTAIIVGFFTCIAIAMQKRDIHVLILTDLIGFAMIIVVAGVGTDLAESFILPGLVVELAEIMAISEILISREMRKISSNQPNVSFAPMPMDYNMEILTTAPNFLSLILLAYGVFLTGFTGGAVAGGGILLYILSRKARGLPVLELNGISGISGLGWCMWIISFWLFFTMPQYWLLCLFLAACGLLLKVATKMGLIGVLMREDFGKK, from the coding sequence ATGTTAGTTCCTACAACAGTTCCCCTTATATATGCAAATATGTATCTGCCTGCATTTTACACGGCAATAATTGTAGGTTTCTTTACATGTATTGCAATAGCAATGCAGAAACGTGATATCCATGTTCTTATCTTAACCGATTTAATTGGATTTGCAATGATTATCGTAGTTGCCGGTGTAGGTACAGATTTGGCTGAGTCATTTATTCTACCAGGTTTGGTTGTGGAACTTGCGGAGATTATGGCAATTTCCGAAATCTTAATATCCCGTGAAATGAGAAAGATTTCATCAAATCAACCTAATGTATCTTTTGCTCCAATGCCTATGGATTACAATATGGAAATATTAACCACCGCTCCAAACTTCTTAAGTTTGATTTTACTTGCTTATGGAGTTTTCTTAACTGGATTCACAGGTGGTGCAGTTGCAGGTGGAGGTATCTTATTATATATCCTTTCAAGAAAAGCAAGAGGATTACCTGTACTTGAATTAAATGGTATTTCCGGTATATCTGGACTTGGCTGGTGTATGTGGATTATATCTTTCTGGTTGTTCTTTACCATGCCACAATATTGGTTATTATGTTTATTCCTTGCAGCTTGCGGATTACTCTTAAAAGTTGCAACAAAAATGGGATTGATCGGAGTCCTTATGAGAGAAGATTTTGGTAAAAAATAA
- a CDS encoding EhaE family protein, whose product MFNIYIWFYAGIILAVVGTLGACWGPGVKDPVVRTMNTEVASVGVSLILLCYNHTLALLTMIATSVICTLILFRAISRLEEIGADV is encoded by the coding sequence ATGTTTAATATTTACATATGGTTTTATGCAGGAATTATTCTGGCTGTTGTAGGTACTTTAGGTGCTTGCTGGGGTCCCGGTGTAAAAGACCCGGTTGTTAGGACTATGAATACTGAGGTTGCTTCAGTTGGTGTTTCATTAATATTATTATGTTATAACCATACATTAGCTCTTTTAACAATGATCGCTACATCTGTTATATGTACATTAATTCTATTTAGAGCTATTTCACGTTTAGAAGAAATAGGAGCTGATGTTTAA
- a CDS encoding energy-converting hydrogenase A subunit H EhaH, whose product MSIASLGGNLLGIVPLGDIVFYLNPFHLFMFVTILIFTFLIAIGHTETQVEAEFGTLADKRKSVDIKEFKARRFLSVICGIATAGAMITGDLYNLTLFMSLVGILNIGIISSVKQVDVLDSVFQYGLIAMMCSLPLFGGAAIVLGACGTVSLLAIQSMKPTAMMIFGAILIFIGACGESGIAPFFASKAEMFRTPGSPFLLIVHLSSLFIIIRVIEVLLIICT is encoded by the coding sequence ATGAGTATTGCAAGTTTAGGTGGAAATTTACTTGGGATAGTACCTTTAGGGGATATTGTATTCTATTTAAATCCATTTCATTTGTTCATGTTTGTGACTATATTGATATTCACGTTTCTTATTGCTATAGGCCATACGGAAACTCAGGTTGAAGCCGAGTTCGGTACACTTGCAGACAAAAGAAAATCTGTAGATATTAAGGAGTTTAAAGCAAGAAGATTCTTATCTGTGATTTGTGGTATAGCTACAGCAGGTGCAATGATTACAGGGGATTTATATAATTTGACCTTATTTATGTCCCTTGTCGGAATCTTAAATATTGGTATTATATCATCAGTAAAACAAGTAGATGTTTTGGATTCTGTTTTCCAATATGGTTTAATTGCGATGATGTGTAGCTTACCATTATTTGGAGGTGCAGCAATTGTTCTTGGAGCATGTGGAACAGTAAGTTTACTTGCAATTCAAAGTATGAAACCTACTGCAATGATGATTTTCGGTGCAATATTAATATTTATCGGAGCCTGTGGTGAATCAGGTATAGCGCCATTCTTCGCATCTAAAGCAGAGATGTTTAGGACCCCAGGTTCTCCATTTTTATTAATTGTACATTTAAGTTCATTATTTATTATTATAAGGGTAATTGAAGTATTACTCATTATTTGTACTTAG
- a CDS encoding energy-converting hydrogenase A subunit B EhaB produces the protein MNEIIGLIIAAIISWLNFVLIDTYLGLPEEPGVKGADNVGHSIKQRGGDLSGGFFQGNILCSPDASAGTLLASIGFMVLGINGGILAAFLVYIGNRLCADPGYAGTTGALTMTVILTIFCDYLGFKPIMFVVGMVIAIFVIQGIHHPASTKLLGTIARKFNRYTKLE, from the coding sequence ATGAATGAGATTATCGGATTAATCATAGCGGCAATTATTTCCTGGCTTAATTTTGTACTTATTGATACGTATTTAGGTCTTCCTGAGGAACCTGGTGTTAAAGGGGCAGATAATGTTGGACACTCTATTAAACAAAGGGGCGGAGATTTATCTGGCGGATTTTTCCAAGGAAATATATTATGTTCTCCAGATGCATCCGCAGGAACTTTACTTGCAAGTATTGGATTTATGGTTCTAGGAATTAATGGTGGAATCCTTGCTGCATTTTTAGTTTATATTGGAAATAGATTATGTGCAGATCCAGGATATGCGGGAACTACCGGTGCTCTTACTATGACTGTAATTCTTACAATATTCTGTGATTATCTCGGATTCAAGCCGATTATGTTTGTTGTGGGTATGGTAATTGCAATATTTGTAATACAGGGTATTCACCATCCTGCAAGTACTAAACTTCTCGGTACTATTGCAAGGAAATTTAATAGGTATACTAAATTAGAATAA
- a CDS encoding NAD-dependent epimerase/dehydratase family protein: MEGKDIVVTGGLGFIGSHIVDELVENNRVTVIDNFSSGKIDNLKYPNHENLKIIKGDLNDLDLDKILKGTDYVFHLAALASVPESVEKPLFSNENNLDGSLKLFVAAKNNNVKKVVFSSSAAIYGENPNIPLKETEPYMPESPYAVQKAGSELYLKAFNESYGLNYVSLRYFNVFGPKQNIHSSYAAVIPNFIYGLLNGRQPTIFGDGEQTRDFIYVKDIVRANILACESDYNGIVNIASGKGLSINQLYDIITEVLGSDIKPIYEDERIGDIKHSIADISNQRNIGFTVDSDNFKNQLKETIKWFMDNPQ, from the coding sequence ATGGAAGGAAAGGATATAGTTGTAACTGGAGGTTTAGGTTTTATTGGTTCTCATATTGTTGATGAATTGGTAGAAAATAACAGGGTTACAGTAATCGATAATTTTTCATCAGGTAAAATTGATAATCTTAAATATCCGAATCATGAAAATCTTAAAATCATTAAGGGGGATTTAAATGATCTGGATTTGGATAAAATTTTAAAAGGCACTGATTATGTGTTTCATTTAGCTGCACTTGCAAGTGTGCCTGAAAGTGTTGAAAAACCTTTATTTTCCAATGAAAATAATTTGGATGGAAGTTTAAAATTATTTGTTGCGGCTAAAAATAATAATGTTAAAAAGGTAGTCTTTTCTTCGTCAGCAGCAATATATGGGGAGAATCCAAATATTCCCCTTAAGGAAACTGAACCATATATGCCGGAATCACCATATGCAGTACAAAAAGCAGGTTCTGAATTGTATCTTAAGGCTTTTAATGAAAGTTATGGCTTGAATTATGTTTCATTAAGATATTTCAATGTTTTCGGACCTAAACAAAACATCCACTCCTCTTATGCTGCAGTAATTCCTAATTTTATTTATGGTTTGTTGAACGGTAGACAGCCTACTATATTTGGTGACGGAGAACAGACGAGGGATTTTATTTATGTAAAGGATATCGTAAGGGCCAATATTCTTGCATGTGAGTCTGACTATAATGGTATAGTAAATATTGCAAGCGGTAAAGGTCTTTCAATTAACCAACTATATGATATTATCACCGAGGTATTGGGCAGTGACATAAAGCCTATATATGAGGACGAACGTATTGGTGATATTAAACATTCTATTGCGGACATATCTAACCAGAGGAATATCGGTTTCACTGTCGATTCAGATAACTTTAAAAATCAACTTAAAGAAACTATTAAATGGTTTATGGATAATCCTCAATAG
- a CDS encoding EhaF family protein — MRIGDLWNKLATPKRIPRLFALILGIALIIGLLIPVGLNVDQIYPRPEPQVQVDQGMAMAPYARGGEPLKERGITISQYPQYEPNLGWINSYVSPLSQFVMSISPYFGTSIYSSPGGLIDEILYYTRGFDTVLESSILMMAFIIASWLCVNYTMNRKNDPENIKKDMKVAISESDRLASEVEMNNRKAHIKQNRRDN, encoded by the coding sequence ATGAGAATAGGAGATTTATGGAATAAGTTAGCTACTCCTAAAAGAATTCCACGGTTATTTGCTTTGATTTTAGGTATCGCTTTAATCATTGGTCTTTTAATTCCGGTCGGATTAAATGTAGACCAAATTTATCCAAGACCTGAGCCTCAGGTTCAAGTGGATCAGGGTATGGCAATGGCTCCTTATGCCCGTGGAGGTGAACCTCTTAAAGAGAGAGGTATAACTATATCTCAATATCCACAGTATGAGCCTAATTTAGGTTGGATTAACTCTTACGTTTCACCACTGTCTCAATTTGTTATGAGCATATCACCATACTTTGGTACGAGTATCTACTCATCTCCTGGTGGACTTATAGACGAGATTTTATACTATACCAGAGGTTTCGATACGGTTCTTGAATCTTCAATTTTAATGATGGCATTTATTATTGCCTCATGGTTATGTGTAAACTATACCATGAATAGAAAGAATGATCCTGAAAATATTAAGAAAGATATGAAGGTTGCAATATCTGAATCTGATAGATTGGCTTCCGAGGTTGAGATGAATAATCGTAAAGCTCATATTAAGCAGAACAGGAGGGACAATTAA